Proteins encoded together in one Methanomassiliicoccales archaeon window:
- a CDS encoding nitroreductase family protein produces MSNPVIEAISSRRSVRAYKPKSIPRDIMNAIIEAGNQAPSTYPFQPWRFVVVEDPEFKKKLVETTLPFWKNSFDGMKDDPVFSGYYMKAKAFYDATDEPKDMVYYSAPIILFVIGPSRNAVSCALACENIMIAAQSFGLGSCYVGFGSLVKGNAEIVEALELTEEESIYGPIVLGYPKDLPEERAMRTEKKDPTVKWI; encoded by the coding sequence ATGTCGAACCCGGTAATTGAAGCCATAAGCAGTAGAAGGTCTGTCAGGGCCTATAAACCAAAATCAATTCCGAGGGATATCATGAACGCGATCATCGAGGCTGGCAATCAGGCACCTTCAACCTATCCTTTTCAGCCCTGGCGGTTTGTCGTTGTCGAGGACCCAGAGTTCAAGAAGAAACTCGTTGAGACCACGCTTCCATTCTGGAAGAATTCCTTCGATGGCATGAAAGACGATCCTGTGTTCTCGGGATATTACATGAAAGCGAAGGCCTTCTATGATGCGACCGACGAACCCAAGGACATGGTGTATTATTCCGCACCAATCATTCTCTTCGTCATAGGTCCATCTAGAAACGCTGTGAGCTGCGCGCTTGCCTGCGAGAACATCATGATAGCCGCACAATCCTTCGGCCTCGGAAGCTGCTATGTGGGTTTCGGCTCGCTGGTCAAGGGAAATGCAGAGATCGTGGAAGCTCTCGAGTTGACAGAGGAGGAAAGCATCTACGGGCCCATCGTTCTCGGTTATCCGAAGGACCTCCCCGAAGAGCGGGCGATGCGGACTGAGAAGAAAGATCCAACGGTCAAATGGATATGA
- a CDS encoding choice-of-anchor D domain-containing protein → MNKSTVEVLLLTIILLIAIPQVTTASESDLSDPVLAYSPTSLDFGTVAIGYIGSQTFEIWNDGGGTLDYTIAAGCGWRTVSPMSGTSTGEHDTITVTVNTGGLSGGTYSCTISISSNGGSGSVSVHVIVLKPILSYSPTSLDFGSVALGYTGSKTFEMWNSGEGTLEYSISESCSWITSVSPSTGTSTGEHDTITVSIDTSGLSGGSYNYAIPLNSNGGSGTVSTFVTVQSEPDLSYSPTSLDFGTVAIGYTGSKTFEVWNSGDETLEYSISESCSWITSVSPSNGTSTGEHDTITVSIDTGGLSSGSYNYAIPLNSNGGSGTVNVYVISAGPPLAPQNPQVSPGDGYVNLTWDAPSDDGGSPVTGYKVYRGTSPGGEVLLVTIGDLLFYNDTAVTNGQIYYYLVSAVNSVGEGPNSSEIFATPSSSATVPTAPQDLEAERGNAQVTLSWSVPASDGGATITNYSIYRGDSSGSETLLTQIGTALTYVDTGLTNGLTYYYKVSAVNSVGEGPLSNEAYTTPATTPTVPQNLQTVASNGSIELTWFAPTDDGGSEIINYSIYRGASSGTETYIDQVGAVLSYTDTGLTNGVTYYYQVSAVNAIGESYLSDEVSDTPTGVPSAPQNPQVSPGDGYVNLTWVAPSDDGGSAVIGYEVYRGTISGGEVHLATIGDLLFYNDTAVTNDQIYYYKMSAVNSVGEGPNSTEVYATPSSVAAVPTAPQDLEAERGNTQVTLSWSVPASDGGATITNYKIYRGTASGEEILLTSIGDLLTFVDEGLSNGQIYYYKVSAVNSVGEGPLSNEASAIPATVPTAPQNPQVSPGDGYVNLTWDAPSDDGGSPVTGYKVYRGTSPGGEVHLATIGDMLFYNNTAVTNDQIYYYLVSAVNSVGEGPNSSEVSATPSSSPTVPTAPQDLEAERGDGQITLTWTAPSNNGGATITGYLVYRGTSSGEKTLLASLDNLLTYTDHSVANGQIYYYQASAVNSVGEGPLSNEASAIPATTPSAPQNLQAGSGDTFVNLTWEAPSDDGGEAITNYSIYRGTSPGSETYLTTIGNVLAFTDTDLINGQTYYYQVYAVNNVGEGDGSEIVNATPATIPSAPQDPQAEAGDSYVLITWSAPSDDGGSGIEGYNIYRNSTETSVELLSFVETLSYNDTSVTNGITYYYQVSAINSIGEGPVSSTVNATPEAAIISTAPSAPQDPQSSSGDEYILITWTAPSDDGGSAVTSYNIYRGIDPDNLSFLASVTATETSYNDTSVESGQTYCYRITAANDQGESSQSPMVVDTPEAEEGGDTSDSTIYIFLGIIGVVAVIAIVGFVLRRR, encoded by the coding sequence TTGAATAAGAGTACCGTTGAGGTTCTACTTCTTACTATCATATTGCTGATTGCCATACCTCAAGTCACAACTGCTTCGGAATCGGATTTATCGGATCCAGTTCTCGCATACTCCCCCACCTCCCTCGACTTCGGTACTGTAGCCATTGGATACATTGGTAGCCAGACGTTCGAGATATGGAACGATGGGGGAGGTACCCTCGATTACACCATTGCCGCGGGCTGCGGCTGGAGAACAGTTTCTCCGATGAGCGGCACATCAACCGGAGAACATGACACCATCACGGTCACCGTCAATACAGGCGGGCTCTCCGGCGGTACCTACAGCTGCACCATCTCCATCAGTTCCAACGGCGGTTCTGGGTCTGTGAGTGTCCACGTCATCGTATTGAAACCGATTCTTTCTTACTCCCCCACCTCCCTCGACTTCGGTTCTGTAGCTCTAGGATACACGGGCAGTAAGACGTTCGAAATGTGGAATTCGGGCGAGGGAACTCTCGAGTACTCGATCAGCGAGAGCTGCTCCTGGATCACCAGCGTCTCTCCATCGACCGGCACTTCAACCGGAGAACATGACACCATCACGGTCAGCATTGATACCAGCGGGCTCTCCGGCGGATCCTACAACTACGCCATCCCCCTCAATTCCAACGGCGGTTCTGGAACCGTGAGTACCTTCGTAACCGTTCAATCGGAACCTGATCTTTCATACTCCCCCACCTCTCTCGACTTCGGTACCGTAGCCATAGGATACACGGGTAGCAAGACATTCGAGGTATGGAATTCGGGTGATGAAACTCTCGAGTACTCGATCAGCGAGAGCTGCTCCTGGATCACCAGCGTCTCTCCATCGAACGGCACTTCAACCGGGGAACATGACACCATCACGGTCAGCATTGATACAGGTGGGCTTTCCAGCGGATCCTACAACTACGCCATCCCCCTCAATTCCAACGGCGGTTCTGGAACCGTGAATGTCTATGTAATCTCCGCGGGGCCACCTCTTGCCCCCCAGAACCCACAGGTTTCGCCAGGAGATGGGTACGTCAACCTCACCTGGGATGCTCCAAGCGATGATGGTGGAAGTCCGGTAACAGGCTACAAGGTGTACAGAGGAACAAGCCCGGGAGGAGAGGTCCTTTTAGTAACCATCGGTGACCTGCTGTTCTACAACGACACAGCGGTTACAAATGGACAAATCTACTATTACTTGGTCAGTGCGGTGAACTCGGTGGGCGAGGGTCCAAACTCGAGCGAAATATTCGCCACACCTAGCTCGAGTGCCACTGTCCCCACGGCACCCCAGGACCTCGAGGCCGAGAGAGGCAATGCCCAGGTGACCCTGAGCTGGTCGGTCCCGGCCAGCGATGGCGGGGCGACCATCACCAATTACAGTATCTACCGGGGCGATTCTTCTGGTTCGGAGACCCTCCTTACGCAAATTGGAACGGCGCTCACATATGTGGACACCGGGCTCACAAATGGACTGACATACTACTACAAGGTAAGTGCCGTCAACTCGGTGGGCGAAGGTCCTCTATCAAACGAGGCATATACAACACCGGCCACTACCCCTACCGTCCCACAGAATCTGCAGACGGTAGCCAGCAACGGCAGCATCGAGTTGACATGGTTCGCACCAACCGACGATGGCGGCTCAGAGATCATCAATTACAGCATCTATCGCGGGGCGTCTTCTGGCACAGAGACATATATCGATCAGGTAGGGGCTGTCCTCAGCTACACCGACACTGGACTTACCAACGGCGTCACCTACTACTACCAGGTAAGTGCCGTCAACGCCATCGGGGAGAGCTATCTATCGGATGAGGTATCAGACACTCCCACGGGTGTCCCCTCCGCTCCCCAGAACCCACAGGTTTCGCCAGGAGATGGGTACGTCAACCTCACCTGGGTTGCTCCAAGCGATGATGGTGGAAGCGCAGTAATCGGTTACGAGGTCTATCGGGGAACGATCTCCGGAGGAGAGGTCCACTTGGCAACTATCGGTGACCTGCTGTTCTACAACGATACCGCAGTCACCAACGACCAGATTTACTACTACAAGATGAGCGCGGTGAACTCGGTGGGCGAAGGTCCCAATTCCACGGAGGTATATGCTACACCCAGTTCCGTCGCTGCAGTTCCCACGGCACCCCAGGACCTCGAGGCCGAGAGAGGCAATACCCAGGTGACCCTGAGCTGGTCGGTCCCGGCCAGCGATGGCGGGGCGACCATCACCAACTACAAGATCTATCGCGGCACCGCATCTGGTGAAGAGATCCTGTTGACCTCTATTGGAGACCTACTCACCTTCGTCGACGAAGGTCTCAGCAACGGTCAGATATACTACTACAAGGTGAGCGCGGTGAACTCAGTAGGAGAAGGACCACTCTCCAACGAGGCGTCGGCCATTCCTGCAACGGTTCCCACCGCTCCCCAGAACCCACAGGTTTCGCCAGGAGATGGGTACGTCAACCTCACCTGGGATGCTCCAAGCGATGATGGTGGAAGTCCGGTAACAGGCTACAAGGTGTACAGAGGAACAAGCCCGGGAGGAGAGGTCCACTTGGCAACTATCGGTGACATGCTGTTCTACAACAATACCGCAGTCACCAACGACCAAATTTACTATTACTTGGTCAGTGCGGTGAACTCGGTGGGCGAGGGTCCCAACTCAAGCGAAGTATCCGCCACACCTAGCTCGAGTCCCACTGTCCCCACGGCACCCCAGGACCTCGAGGCCGAGAGAGGAGACGGCCAGATTACCCTCACATGGACAGCCCCATCCAACAACGGAGGGGCCACCATCACCGGCTACTTGGTGTACAGAGGAACGAGCTCGGGGGAAAAGACCCTTCTGGCATCGCTTGACAACCTGCTTACTTATACCGATCATTCAGTAGCCAATGGCCAGATCTATTACTACCAGGCAAGCGCGGTCAACTCAGTGGGCGAAGGTCCTCTATCAAACGAGGCATCGGCCATCCCTGCCACCACACCATCTGCCCCACAGAACCTGCAAGCTGGCTCAGGCGACACCTTCGTCAACCTCACCTGGGAAGCCCCCTCAGATGACGGCGGTGAAGCCATCACCAACTATAGCATATACAGGGGTACCTCCCCTGGATCTGAGACCTATCTCACCACAATTGGCAACGTACTCGCCTTCACCGATACCGATCTAATCAACGGGCAGACCTATTATTACCAGGTGTATGCCGTCAACAATGTCGGCGAGGGAGACGGATCCGAGATCGTCAATGCAACACCCGCTACAATCCCCTCCGCTCCTCAAGATCCACAGGCTGAAGCGGGAGACTCCTATGTTCTTATTACCTGGTCGGCTCCTTCAGATGACGGAGGCTCGGGAATCGAGGGATACAATATCTATCGGAACTCAACCGAAACCTCGGTCGAGCTCTTGTCCTTCGTCGAGACACTCAGTTATAACGATACCAGCGTGACCAACGGAATCACCTATTACTATCAGGTCAGTGCCATCAACTCGATCGGGGAGGGACCGGTCTCCAGTACGGTCAATGCCACACCTGAAGCTGCAATCATTTCAACTGCACCATCAGCACCCCAGGATCCTCAGAGTTCTTCAGGTGATGAGTATATCCTGATCACTTGGACAGCTCCCTCTGATGACGGCGGTAGTGCCGTCACCTCGTACAACATCTACCGCGGAATTGATCCCGACAACCTGAGCTTCCTTGCAAGCGTGACTGCCACGGAGACATCGTACAACGACACTTCCGTAGAGAGCGGACAGACATATTGCTACAGGATCACGGCTGCCAATGATCAGGGCGAGAGCTCACAATCCCCCATGGTGGTTGACACACCAGAGGCTGAGGAGGGGGGAGATACAAGCGACAGCACCATTTACATCTTCCTTGGGATCATAGGGGTCGTTGCGGTGATAGCGATAGTAGGATTCGTACTCAGAAGGAGGTGA
- a CDS encoding peptidylprolyl isomerase, which produces MTKGDVIRLDYDAWIEDTEEMFDTTSDDKARENDIFNENANYAPISILVGAGRVFEGLDEALDGAEVGVEQEVSIPPEKAAGQRDPKLVELHPLREFHRQDIDPRIGMEVNIKNRIGTIVAVTAGRVRVDFNRPLAGSTLKYKFTVVEKLETSEDKVKGILEMDYGSSDGFEVVIEDDVYNITMPDVCKYDQKWTMAKYRVVADLREAFGNVEVRFIEAYPKHEEEAPEEEKTEEELEPEEIPPEEHEPEAKSEEATEESDEDSE; this is translated from the coding sequence ATCACAAAGGGAGATGTTATCCGTCTGGATTACGACGCGTGGATAGAGGACACAGAGGAAATGTTCGATACCACCAGTGATGATAAGGCCAGAGAGAACGACATCTTCAACGAGAATGCCAACTACGCCCCCATTTCCATTCTGGTCGGAGCCGGCAGGGTCTTCGAGGGACTTGACGAGGCTCTCGATGGTGCCGAGGTCGGCGTGGAGCAGGAGGTCAGTATCCCACCAGAGAAGGCCGCCGGTCAGAGGGATCCAAAGCTCGTTGAGCTGCACCCCCTCAGAGAGTTCCACAGGCAGGACATCGATCCCAGGATTGGCATGGAGGTCAACATAAAGAACCGGATAGGCACCATCGTGGCCGTGACCGCAGGTAGGGTTAGGGTGGATTTCAACCGACCCCTGGCCGGCAGCACGTTGAAGTACAAGTTCACAGTGGTCGAGAAGCTGGAGACCAGCGAGGACAAGGTCAAAGGTATCCTAGAGATGGATTATGGCTCCAGCGATGGTTTTGAGGTTGTAATCGAGGATGATGTCTACAACATCACTATGCCTGATGTCTGCAAGTACGATCAGAAGTGGACGATGGCAAAGTACCGTGTGGTCGCTGACCTCAGGGAAGCTTTCGGAAACGTCGAGGTAAGGTTCATTGAGGCCTACCCCAAGCACGAGGAGGAAGCCCCCGAGGAGGAGAAAACCGAGGAAGAGCTTGAGCCAGAGGAGATACCTCCGGAGGAGCATGAACCCGAGGCCAAATCCGAGGAAGCGACCGAAGAGTCCGATGAGGACTCTGAGTAA
- a CDS encoding M42 family metallopeptidase, giving the protein MKKDSLKFLEDLCNAHGPSGFEREATTLMKGYVDRWADTVYNDKIGSLVFEKNGEDEAPVILVPGHIDEIGFIVTGINDTGFLNFYGLGGWFNQALLGQKVWVLTNKGKVQGIIAAKPPHVMEREERDKVVTMDKMFIDIGAANADEAKEMGARIGDAAVPDSSFNLSKKARFKDGKKVDERTLAFGKAFDDRIGAFLAAELIRTLKEKKIKHPNKIIGAATVQEEVGLRGARTVANMVKPDVALVLDVDIAGDVPGIRPEQAPAKMGDGVAITVFDTSMIPNQPLKELAIDICEQNKIPYQLAQVTGGGTDAGIIHISNVGCPSLVMGVATRHIHSHVGIIDMKDVESNLRLLVELVKVLDKETVEGLVKV; this is encoded by the coding sequence ATGAAGAAGGACTCATTGAAGTTCCTGGAGGACCTGTGCAATGCCCATGGCCCATCTGGGTTCGAGCGGGAGGCCACCACCCTCATGAAAGGATACGTGGACCGATGGGCGGATACAGTTTACAACGACAAGATCGGCTCTCTAGTGTTCGAAAAAAACGGAGAGGACGAAGCACCTGTGATACTGGTACCCGGTCACATCGATGAGATCGGATTCATTGTCACAGGCATCAACGATACAGGATTTTTGAACTTCTACGGCCTGGGAGGATGGTTCAATCAAGCCCTTCTGGGACAGAAGGTATGGGTTCTCACAAACAAGGGAAAGGTCCAGGGGATCATTGCGGCCAAGCCACCCCACGTAATGGAGAGAGAGGAGAGGGACAAGGTCGTGACCATGGACAAGATGTTCATTGATATCGGAGCCGCGAATGCCGACGAGGCCAAGGAGATGGGCGCGCGCATCGGTGATGCTGCTGTACCAGATTCCTCATTCAACCTGAGCAAGAAGGCCAGGTTCAAGGACGGCAAGAAGGTGGACGAGCGAACCCTCGCTTTCGGCAAGGCCTTCGACGACCGCATCGGGGCATTCCTAGCCGCCGAGCTTATCCGAACGCTGAAAGAGAAGAAGATCAAGCACCCCAACAAGATCATCGGCGCTGCAACTGTCCAGGAGGAGGTCGGCCTTAGAGGTGCCAGAACGGTCGCTAACATGGTCAAGCCCGATGTCGCTCTGGTGCTAGATGTCGACATCGCCGGAGATGTTCCCGGCATAAGGCCGGAGCAGGCCCCAGCCAAAATGGGCGATGGTGTCGCAATCACCGTCTTCGACACATCCATGATACCCAACCAGCCGCTGAAGGAGTTGGCGATCGATATCTGCGAGCAGAATAAGATCCCCTACCAGCTCGCGCAGGTCACTGGTGGCGGTACCGATGCGGGCATAATACACATCTCGAATGTAGGATGCCCCAGCCTGGTTATGGGTGTCGCGACCCGGCACATCCACTCACATGTAGGTATAATCGATATGAAGGACGTTGAGAGTAATCTCAGGCTGCTCGTGGAGCTGGTCAAGGTCCTGGACAAGGAAACGGTTGAGGGACTGGTCAAGGTGTAG
- a CDS encoding DUF362 domain-containing protein, with protein sequence MDPDSEESIGNSVRRVLDLIDASSDLQGKKKAMIKPNICCDKDWTTGATTCPWVVRAVVQWLNENGIHDITLADGTIVGQDTLENMERIGFMRLAEEFGLELVDLNKDKRVHLEVDSPRVFERIKVARTPLETDYLINIPVMKTHICTSVTLSMKNLKGLLDKKWKRQFHFMGLDGALADLASVVRPDLNIIDGTVGMEGRGPINGTAKEAGVLLASRDHFAADIAGSRAMGLDPLEIGHLTMFAERIGVGVESYWPHLIGDADFKLAFKKPVSARDQCFSGVELDWGDPCSGCANALGAALDHLERDGDLEEVQRRGGVLIALGKKADPDAKENLFLMGRCQHRNRKKGIYIPGCPPQSFVIRGLFYEMIDKETVYRREDVLKEAEEAYGDELEGD encoded by the coding sequence ATGGATCCCGATTCGGAGGAATCGATTGGGAACTCGGTAAGAAGGGTTCTAGATTTGATCGACGCCTCCAGCGATCTTCAAGGGAAGAAGAAGGCGATGATCAAGCCCAACATCTGCTGCGATAAGGACTGGACCACCGGGGCCACGACGTGCCCCTGGGTGGTTAGAGCCGTTGTCCAGTGGCTGAATGAGAACGGAATCCATGACATCACTCTGGCGGACGGCACCATTGTCGGTCAGGACACTCTGGAAAACATGGAGAGGATTGGATTCATGAGGTTGGCCGAAGAGTTCGGCCTGGAACTCGTTGACCTGAATAAAGATAAGCGTGTCCATCTCGAGGTGGATTCTCCCCGTGTCTTCGAGAGGATAAAGGTAGCGAGAACTCCACTTGAAACGGATTACCTCATCAACATCCCAGTGATGAAGACGCATATATGCACCTCAGTCACCCTGTCGATGAAGAATCTGAAGGGGTTGCTGGATAAGAAGTGGAAAAGGCAGTTCCACTTCATGGGACTGGATGGAGCGCTTGCAGATCTAGCCTCGGTCGTGAGACCGGACCTGAACATCATCGATGGAACGGTCGGAATGGAGGGCCGGGGACCGATCAACGGCACCGCCAAGGAAGCGGGCGTTCTCCTCGCTTCCAGGGACCATTTCGCTGCGGACATCGCTGGCTCCAGGGCTATGGGGCTGGATCCCTTGGAGATCGGGCATCTCACTATGTTTGCCGAGAGGATTGGTGTAGGTGTTGAGTCCTACTGGCCCCATCTGATCGGTGATGCAGATTTTAAGCTCGCCTTCAAGAAACCGGTATCGGCGAGGGATCAATGCTTCTCTGGCGTCGAGCTTGACTGGGGCGATCCCTGCAGCGGTTGCGCTAACGCCTTGGGAGCGGCTCTAGATCACTTGGAAAGGGATGGGGATCTGGAAGAGGTGCAGCGCCGCGGGGGTGTTCTTATCGCTTTGGGAAAGAAGGCCGATCCCGATGCGAAGGAGAATCTCTTTCTCATGGGTAGATGTCAGCACCGCAATCGGAAGAAGGGCATTTACATCCCTGGCTGCCCGCCCCAGAGCTTCGTGATAAGGGGACTGTTCTACGAGATGATCGACAAGGAGACGGTGTACAGGCGGGAGGATGTGCTCAAGGAAGCTGAGGAGGCCTACGGGGATGAGCTTGAGGGCGATTGA
- a CDS encoding cupin domain-containing protein has protein sequence MREIRSKEIDWLRGSGYEKKVLLTDDSVVPPRTILQQVRFGKGERVPPHYHEVQTEAFYFLQDGAISIEGVRHDMGPGDILVCEPGEVHETPEVQDDFSIIVLKINFEHDDTVWLEE, from the coding sequence ATGAGGGAGATACGCTCCAAGGAGATCGATTGGCTTCGTGGATCTGGTTACGAGAAGAAAGTACTCCTGACCGATGATTCAGTAGTACCACCTAGAACAATTCTTCAGCAGGTCCGCTTCGGGAAAGGGGAGAGAGTGCCCCCTCATTATCATGAGGTGCAGACCGAGGCATTCTACTTCCTGCAGGATGGTGCGATAAGCATAGAAGGCGTTAGACACGATATGGGTCCCGGGGACATACTGGTCTGCGAACCAGGTGAGGTCCACGAGACTCCAGAAGTGCAGGATGACTTCTCCATCATCGTGCTGAAGATCAACTTCGAGCATGACGATACCGTGTGGCTTGAGGAGTAG
- a CDS encoding acetyl ornithine aminotransferase family protein, whose protein sequence is MSNVPDIKETPPGPKAREVVALDYAFISTSTKTSPIVADKAKGSIVTDVDGNTYLDFASGIAVLNTGHCHPKVVEAIRDQAEKLIHFAGTDFYYRPQVELARKLCETTPGDFEKKVFLSNSGAECVEAAMKVARWSTGRKQFISFIGGFHGRTFGALSLTASKPVQKRDFFPLVPGVTHIPYANCYRCPYHLEYPSCGVWCAKILDEIYFETFLPPEEVAAIFCEPLQGEGGYIVPPSEFIRIIKRTAEKHGILYVDDEVQAGMGRTGRMWAIDHHGVIPDVLCTAKALGSGAPIAATVYNKLFDFQVQGAHSNTYGGNLLACRAALATFDVIDEEDLVYEAQRKGENLKKMLMELMEKHDCIGDVRGLGLMLTTEFVKDRNTKEYAVDLRDRVVELSYQRGLILLPCGRSGIRYIPPLNIEDEYLDTAVEILDEAIRDAVKEQ, encoded by the coding sequence TTGAGCAACGTTCCAGATATCAAGGAGACACCACCCGGCCCCAAGGCCAGGGAGGTCGTTGCCCTGGATTACGCATTCATATCCACATCCACCAAGACATCACCCATAGTGGCCGATAAGGCAAAAGGGTCGATCGTAACGGATGTGGATGGCAACACGTACCTCGACTTTGCATCAGGGATCGCAGTACTCAACACAGGACACTGCCATCCCAAGGTGGTTGAGGCGATCCGCGACCAGGCTGAGAAGCTGATTCACTTCGCAGGCACCGATTTCTACTACAGGCCTCAGGTGGAACTGGCGAGGAAGCTTTGTGAGACAACACCGGGCGATTTCGAGAAGAAGGTCTTCCTAAGCAACTCGGGGGCAGAGTGCGTCGAGGCGGCGATGAAGGTCGCCCGGTGGTCAACGGGTCGGAAGCAGTTCATATCCTTCATCGGGGGCTTCCATGGAAGGACATTCGGCGCCCTTTCTCTGACTGCCAGTAAGCCTGTTCAGAAGAGGGATTTCTTCCCCCTGGTGCCCGGGGTCACTCATATTCCTTACGCCAACTGCTACCGCTGCCCATATCATCTGGAATACCCTTCTTGTGGAGTATGGTGTGCCAAGATACTGGACGAGATATACTTCGAGACATTTCTTCCCCCTGAGGAGGTGGCCGCGATCTTCTGCGAACCGTTGCAGGGCGAGGGCGGGTACATCGTTCCTCCATCGGAGTTCATAAGGATCATCAAGAGAACCGCCGAGAAGCACGGCATTCTTTATGTGGACGATGAAGTACAGGCTGGCATGGGCCGAACCGGGAGGATGTGGGCCATCGATCACCACGGGGTGATTCCGGACGTCTTGTGCACCGCCAAGGCGCTTGGATCCGGTGCCCCGATAGCCGCCACGGTCTACAACAAGCTCTTTGACTTCCAGGTGCAGGGAGCCCATTCCAACACCTATGGGGGAAACCTTCTTGCCTGTAGGGCCGCACTGGCGACATTCGATGTAATCGATGAGGAGGATCTGGTCTATGAAGCCCAGCGCAAAGGGGAGAATCTCAAGAAAATGCTGATGGAGCTCATGGAGAAGCACGATTGCATAGGCGACGTTCGCGGACTCGGATTGATGCTCACCACCGAGTTCGTCAAGGACCGGAACACCAAGGAGTATGCAGTGGACCTCCGCGATAGAGTGGTTGAATTGAGTTACCAAAGAGGGCTAATTCTCCTCCCATGTGGTCGCTCTGGAATAAGATACATACCACCGCTTAACATCGAAGACGAGTATCTTGATACGGCCGTGGAAATACTCGATGAAGCCATAAGGGACGCGGTGAAAGAGCAGTGA